In Gemmatimonadales bacterium, a single window of DNA contains:
- the mdh gene encoding malate dehydrogenase — MLGTIAVVGAGNVGATAAQRLAEKQLARSVVMIDVIEGVPQGKALDQWQSGPIEGFDTRIVGSNSYEPAAGADLFVVTAGIARKPGMSRDDLVKTNAGIVRSVCREIARVAPQTILVVVSNPLDVMCYVAMRATGFPRERVVGMAGVLDTARYRMFLAEALNVSVEDIQAMVLGGHGDTMVPLISYTTVSGIPVSQLMDAGTLDSIVTRTRNGGAEIVAFLKTGSAYYAPSAAAVQMVEAIALDKRRILPCSAWLQGEFGLRDVFCGVPCKLGRGGLERILEITLSDAERTELHKSAEAVRATQAVVDAA; from the coding sequence ATGCTTGGCACGATTGCCGTTGTCGGAGCAGGAAACGTCGGCGCCACCGCGGCACAGCGCCTCGCCGAAAAGCAGCTGGCACGCAGCGTGGTGATGATCGATGTCATCGAAGGCGTGCCCCAGGGCAAGGCGCTCGACCAGTGGCAGTCGGGTCCGATCGAGGGGTTCGACACCCGCATCGTCGGCAGCAACAGTTACGAGCCGGCCGCGGGCGCCGATCTGTTCGTGGTGACCGCCGGGATCGCGCGGAAGCCCGGCATGAGCCGGGACGATCTGGTCAAGACCAATGCCGGCATCGTGCGATCGGTGTGCCGGGAGATCGCCCGGGTGGCGCCCCAGACCATCCTCGTGGTGGTCTCCAATCCACTCGACGTCATGTGCTACGTGGCCATGCGGGCCACCGGCTTCCCCCGCGAGCGGGTGGTCGGTATGGCGGGGGTGCTCGACACCGCGCGCTACCGCATGTTCCTGGCGGAGGCGCTGAACGTGTCGGTGGAGGACATTCAGGCGATGGTGCTCGGAGGGCACGGGGATACCATGGTCCCGCTGATCTCGTACACCACCGTCTCGGGCATCCCGGTGAGCCAGCTGATGGATGCCGGCACTCTCGACTCCATTGTGACCCGCACGCGGAACGGCGGGGCGGAGATCGTGGCGTTCCTCAAGACCGGCTCGGCCTACTACGCTCCCAGCGCGGCCGCGGTGCAGATGGTGGAGGCCATCGCACTCGACAAGCGGCGGATCCTGCCGTGCTCGGCCTGGCTGCAGGGAGAGTTCGGCCTGCGCGACGTGTTCTGCGGCGTGCCCTGCAAGCTTGGCCGCGGCGGGCTCGAGCGCATCCTCGAGATCACCCTGAGCGACGCCGAACGG